A region from the Mycolicibacterium phlei genome encodes:
- a CDS encoding acyl-CoA dehydrogenase family protein, with the protein MAWDFETDPEYQKVLDWADEFVREEIEPLDLAFPDQQFVPLDANRRKVIDPLKDEVRKRGLWATHLGPELGGQGYGQLKLALLNEILGRSMWAPVIFGCQAPDTGNAEIIAHYGTDEQKARYLRPLLDGEIFSCYSMTEPHAGADPTLFTTRAVRDGSGPDADWVINGWKFFSSNARTASFLIVMAVTNPDVSAYQGMSMFLVPTDTPGIKIVRNVGLHGEGDDEGSHALIHYDNVRVPADALLGGEGQAFVIAQTRLGGGRIHHAMRTIGLARKALDMMCERALSRQTQGSRLADKQFVQGYIADSYAQLLQFRLMVLYTAWEIDKYNDYKKVRKDIAAVKVVMPTVLHDIAWRAMQVHGALGVTNEMPFLGMVTGAAVMGLADGPTEVHKVTVAKQVLRDYEPNTGMWPSEWIPAKREKARAKFAEYLEHEVGNL; encoded by the coding sequence ATGGCGTGGGATTTCGAGACCGACCCCGAGTACCAGAAGGTGCTCGACTGGGCCGACGAGTTCGTCCGTGAGGAGATCGAACCGCTCGATCTGGCGTTCCCGGACCAGCAGTTCGTGCCGCTGGACGCCAACCGGCGCAAGGTGATCGACCCGCTCAAGGATGAGGTGCGCAAGCGCGGGCTGTGGGCCACCCACCTGGGCCCCGAGCTCGGCGGGCAGGGCTACGGACAGCTCAAGCTGGCGCTGCTCAACGAGATCCTGGGCCGTTCGATGTGGGCACCGGTGATCTTCGGCTGCCAGGCGCCCGACACCGGCAACGCCGAGATCATCGCCCACTACGGCACCGATGAGCAGAAGGCACGCTATCTGCGCCCGCTGCTCGACGGCGAGATCTTCTCCTGCTACTCGATGACCGAACCGCACGCAGGCGCCGACCCGACGCTGTTCACCACCCGCGCGGTGCGCGACGGCTCAGGACCTGACGCGGACTGGGTGATCAACGGCTGGAAGTTCTTCTCCTCCAACGCCCGTACCGCGTCGTTCCTGATCGTGATGGCGGTGACCAATCCGGATGTCAGCGCGTACCAGGGCATGTCGATGTTCCTGGTGCCGACCGACACGCCGGGCATCAAGATCGTGCGCAACGTCGGGCTGCACGGTGAGGGTGACGACGAGGGCTCGCACGCGCTGATCCACTACGACAACGTGCGGGTGCCCGCCGACGCGCTGCTCGGCGGCGAGGGGCAGGCGTTCGTGATCGCGCAGACCCGCCTCGGCGGCGGCCGGATCCACCACGCGATGCGCACGATCGGGTTGGCGCGCAAGGCGCTCGACATGATGTGCGAGCGGGCGCTGAGCCGCCAGACCCAGGGCAGCCGGCTGGCGGACAAGCAGTTCGTGCAGGGCTACATCGCCGACTCGTACGCGCAGCTGCTGCAGTTCCGGTTGATGGTGCTCTACACCGCCTGGGAGATCGACAAGTACAACGACTACAAGAAGGTCCGCAAGGACATCGCCGCGGTCAAGGTGGTGATGCCGACGGTGCTGCACGACATCGCCTGGCGGGCGATGCAGGTACACGGCGCGCTGGGGGTGACCAACGAGATGCCGTTCCTGGGCATGGTGACCGGGGCGGCGGTGATGGGCCTGGCCGACGGTCCGACCGAGGTGCACAAGGTCACCGTCGCCAAACAGGTGCTGCGCGACTACGAACCGAACACCGGCATGTGGCCGAGCGAGTGGATCCCGGCCAAGCGGGAGAAGGCACGCGCGAAGTTCGCGGAGTACCTGGAGCACGAGGTGGGCAACCTGTGA
- a CDS encoding TetR/AcrR family transcriptional regulator, with product MVERWTRERRLEHTRTLLLDAAENVFGEKGFTAATLDDIAYAAGYTKGAIYKHFATKEDLFLAVSDRYWRRYFDNFAEVMSAASQVGEHERDRIAQRWRELSRDRGADHAALGHEFTLYLLRNPEARERVSAKRTEVAEALADFIVKGVEQLGGTLLIPPLTLARVLIATSDAIVLASELDDIDLYRPIVDMYIAAIKLP from the coding sequence ATGGTTGAGCGGTGGACGCGGGAGCGCAGGCTCGAGCACACCCGGACCCTGCTGCTCGACGCCGCCGAGAACGTCTTCGGCGAGAAGGGCTTCACGGCAGCCACTCTCGACGACATCGCGTACGCCGCCGGCTACACCAAGGGGGCGATCTACAAGCACTTCGCCACCAAGGAGGACCTGTTCCTGGCCGTCAGCGACCGCTATTGGCGGCGCTACTTCGACAACTTCGCCGAGGTGATGTCGGCGGCCAGTCAGGTGGGCGAACACGAGCGCGACCGGATCGCGCAGCGGTGGCGTGAGCTCAGCCGCGACCGGGGCGCCGACCACGCGGCGCTCGGCCACGAGTTCACCCTGTATCTGCTGCGCAATCCCGAGGCCCGCGAACGCGTGTCCGCCAAGCGCACCGAGGTGGCCGAGGCGCTGGCGGACTTCATCGTCAAGGGCGTCGAGCAGCTCGGCGGCACCCTGCTGATCCCGCCGCTGACCCTGGCCCGGGTGCTGATCGCCACCAGCGACGCGATCGTGCTCGCCAGCGAGCTCGACGACATCGACCTCTACCGGCCGATCGTCGACATGTACATCGCGGCGATCAAACTGCCCTGA
- a CDS encoding NAD-dependent epimerase/dehydratase family protein: MLEAEKILITGVTGKIAFPIARALAEHNEVWGLARLRDPADRARLLAAGIDPVAFDIGADDVAALPDDFTYVFHAAVDPGDGDWGRALTTNAERSGDLLYHCRAAKGFVFCSTGSVYAYQGRRPLRESDPPGVPLRANYSFSKVAAEAVCTWVAKRHRIPLTIIRICSTYGPQGGAPADRLELMLAHKPIRLHPDRPNNYNPIYEDDYVELGIRAMEVAACPPIVVNWAGSETVSVEDYCAYMGELVGVEPIFEYTPDAHTPLWPDVTYMHEVLGRTKIGWRDGFRRMIAARHPEIPLT, encoded by the coding sequence ATGCTCGAGGCGGAGAAGATCCTCATCACCGGGGTTACCGGCAAGATCGCCTTTCCGATCGCCCGGGCACTGGCCGAACACAACGAGGTGTGGGGTCTGGCCCGCCTGCGCGATCCCGCCGACCGCGCCCGGTTGCTCGCCGCCGGCATCGATCCCGTCGCCTTCGACATCGGCGCCGACGACGTCGCGGCACTGCCCGACGACTTCACCTACGTGTTCCACGCCGCCGTCGACCCCGGCGACGGCGACTGGGGGCGGGCACTGACGACCAACGCCGAGCGGTCCGGCGATCTGCTCTACCACTGCCGGGCCGCCAAGGGATTCGTGTTCTGCTCGACCGGATCGGTCTACGCCTACCAGGGCCGGCGGCCGCTGCGGGAGTCCGACCCGCCGGGGGTGCCGCTGCGGGCGAACTACAGCTTCTCCAAGGTCGCCGCCGAGGCCGTCTGCACCTGGGTCGCCAAGCGGCACCGGATACCGCTGACGATCATCCGCATCTGCTCCACATACGGCCCGCAGGGCGGAGCGCCCGCCGACCGACTGGAGTTGATGCTGGCGCACAAGCCGATTCGGCTGCATCCCGACCGACCCAACAACTACAACCCGATCTACGAGGACGACTACGTGGAGCTGGGCATCCGCGCGATGGAGGTCGCGGCCTGCCCGCCGATCGTGGTGAACTGGGCGGGTAGCGAGACCGTCAGCGTCGAGGACTACTGCGCGTACATGGGCGAACTCGTGGGCGTGGAGCCGATTTTCGAGTACACCCCGGACGCGCACACCCCACTGTGGCCCGATGTCACCTACATGCACGAGGTGCTCGGCCGCACCAAGATCGGCTGGCGCGACGGCTTCCGGCGGATGATCGCGGCCCGCCATCCGGAGATCCCGCTGACGTGA
- a CDS encoding nitric oxide reductase activation protein NorD: MNRFRLLATHIAGRPVDIATAPEAHTNGRVVFVSDGASPERQRREVVLQSALIGAGSLQPALVRPLRARPALARRYLSVEGRRVLDELAHTLPLAAALSPGHPETSSAAESLDLARSRTRIADPPDWFGVLKPSALLGAPAESAAADAADEQDLHFTFERLPDDKNDEDDEDGPAEESRILKIFDNPLFNSKTAGDFLRKLLGTSRSSGTSAAGGDMRAEAVRRVRSAGPNARPLPTRIRFTDDERPGAAIGVGGALHPEWDVFGDRYRPQWCRVIDYPLTAPADVAAATVRPDDVLRRRLARVGLGPKVLRRRSDGDDLDVGALVDLAVDLRSGFSPPEHIFTEHRKIARNLGVLILVDASGSATESDPAGRSVHELQRRSAATLAATLEELGDRVAVYAFRSKGRHAVQLPAIKTFEQRFGALPRARLNQLQPSGYTRLGAAIRGAGEILKTEAGTQNRLLLVISDGHPYDDGYEGRYAEADARKALEELRGDGVACLCLSLGATTESDALERVFGAASHAHADTLADLSPRMDELFLAALRELAAPRPRPAPDYQVLNKRGAVR; encoded by the coding sequence GTGAACCGGTTTCGGCTGCTGGCGACCCACATCGCCGGGCGGCCCGTCGACATCGCGACGGCACCCGAGGCGCACACCAACGGCCGGGTCGTGTTCGTCTCCGACGGGGCGTCCCCCGAGCGGCAGCGCCGCGAGGTGGTGCTGCAGAGCGCGCTGATCGGCGCGGGCAGCCTGCAGCCGGCCCTGGTCCGTCCACTGCGGGCACGCCCGGCGCTGGCGCGACGCTACCTCAGCGTGGAGGGCCGCCGGGTGCTCGACGAGCTGGCCCACACGTTGCCGCTCGCCGCGGCCCTGTCCCCCGGCCACCCTGAGACCTCCTCTGCCGCCGAGTCTTTAGACCTGGCGCGCAGCCGGACGCGGATCGCGGATCCACCGGACTGGTTCGGCGTGCTCAAACCGTCCGCCCTGCTGGGCGCCCCGGCAGAGTCGGCCGCCGCCGACGCCGCCGACGAGCAGGACCTGCACTTCACGTTCGAGCGACTCCCCGACGACAAGAACGACGAAGACGACGAAGACGGTCCCGCCGAGGAGAGCCGGATTCTCAAGATCTTCGACAACCCGCTGTTCAACTCCAAGACCGCGGGCGACTTCCTGCGCAAACTGCTGGGCACCTCACGGTCGTCGGGAACCAGCGCCGCCGGCGGGGACATGCGCGCCGAGGCGGTCCGACGCGTCCGCTCGGCCGGGCCGAACGCACGGCCACTGCCGACCCGGATCCGGTTCACCGACGACGAACGGCCCGGCGCCGCGATCGGAGTCGGCGGCGCGCTGCACCCGGAGTGGGACGTGTTCGGCGACCGGTACCGGCCGCAGTGGTGCCGGGTGATCGACTACCCGCTGACCGCACCCGCCGATGTCGCCGCGGCCACGGTCCGCCCCGACGACGTGCTGCGCCGACGGCTGGCCCGGGTCGGCCTGGGGCCCAAGGTGTTACGCCGCCGCTCCGACGGCGACGACCTGGACGTCGGCGCCCTCGTCGACCTGGCCGTCGACCTGCGCTCCGGGTTCTCACCGCCCGAGCACATCTTCACCGAGCACCGCAAGATCGCGCGCAACCTCGGGGTGCTGATCCTGGTCGACGCCTCCGGGTCGGCCACCGAGTCCGACCCGGCCGGCCGCAGCGTGCACGAGTTGCAGCGCCGGTCGGCCGCCACCCTGGCCGCCACCCTCGAGGAGCTCGGCGACCGGGTGGCGGTGTACGCGTTCCGCTCGAAGGGCCGCCACGCGGTGCAGCTGCCCGCGATCAAGACGTTCGAGCAGCGCTTCGGCGCACTCCCCCGGGCCCGGCTCAACCAGTTGCAGCCGTCCGGCTACACCCGTCTGGGCGCCGCGATCCGCGGCGCCGGCGAGATCCTGAAAACCGAAGCGGGAACCCAGAACCGGCTCCTACTGGTGATCTCCGACGGCCACCCCTACGACGACGGTTACGAGGGCCGCTACGCCGAGGCCGACGCGCGCAAGGCACTCGAGGAACTGCGTGGCGACGGCGTCGCCTGCCTGTGCCTGTCCCTGGGCGCCACCACCGAGTCCGACGCGCTGGAGCGGGTGTTCGGGGCGGCCAGCCACGCCCACGCCGACACTCTGGCCGACCTGTCACCCCGGATGGACGAGTTGTTCCTGGCGGCGCTGCGTGAGCTCGCCGCGCCGCGACCGCGCCCGGCCCCCGACTATCAAGTACTTAACAAACGGGGTGCGGTGCGCTAG
- a CDS encoding spirocyclase AveC family protein produces the protein MSELSNKPATESLSSVGPLEEPAPGPSRRVKIWATAGGIILAFQIYVWIRWITGPYFTRVDPGPTDPPTFMKVALMMWQIGSPALFPVAIYWFLIRPWRRERRITLDGMIMVSTGLFFFQDPLLNYINTWCTYNAWAFNMGSWAPHVPGWLSPEKPGAQVAEPLGINVSGYAYGVMLCTMLGCWVMRKVHQRFPHLGTKAMIGVAFAWGFVFDFVMEGLVLMPLGMYTFPGAIQALSINAGTYYQWPVYEGLMWGGVQAALCCLRYFTDDRGRTVVEKGLDNVKGGFAKQQFTRFLAIFAAISASFFVFYIIPAQFMATHADPWPEDVQKRSYFTSGICGDGTDRPCPHPDLPIPTKHSGYINTDGELVLPEGVTMPEIVPHERGE, from the coding sequence GTGAGCGAACTGTCCAACAAGCCCGCCACCGAGTCGCTGAGCTCGGTCGGGCCCCTCGAGGAGCCGGCACCGGGACCCTCGCGGCGGGTGAAGATCTGGGCCACCGCAGGCGGCATCATCCTGGCGTTCCAGATCTACGTGTGGATCCGCTGGATCACCGGACCCTACTTCACCCGCGTCGATCCGGGGCCGACCGATCCGCCGACCTTCATGAAGGTCGCGCTGATGATGTGGCAGATCGGCTCGCCGGCGCTGTTCCCGGTCGCGATCTACTGGTTCCTCATCCGGCCGTGGCGCCGCGAGCGGCGCATCACGCTCGACGGCATGATCATGGTGTCCACCGGCCTGTTCTTCTTCCAGGATCCGCTGCTGAACTACATCAACACCTGGTGCACCTACAACGCGTGGGCGTTCAACATGGGCTCGTGGGCGCCGCACGTGCCGGGCTGGCTGTCGCCGGAGAAACCGGGCGCGCAGGTCGCAGAACCGTTGGGCATCAACGTCTCCGGCTACGCCTACGGCGTGATGCTGTGCACCATGCTGGGCTGCTGGGTGATGCGCAAGGTGCACCAGCGCTTCCCGCACCTCGGCACCAAGGCGATGATCGGCGTCGCCTTCGCCTGGGGGTTCGTCTTCGACTTCGTCATGGAGGGCCTGGTCCTCATGCCGCTGGGCATGTACACCTTCCCCGGTGCCATCCAGGCGCTGTCGATCAACGCGGGCACCTACTACCAGTGGCCGGTCTACGAGGGCCTCATGTGGGGCGGTGTGCAGGCCGCGCTGTGCTGCCTGCGGTACTTCACCGACGACCGCGGCCGCACCGTCGTGGAGAAGGGACTCGACAACGTCAAGGGCGGCTTCGCCAAACAGCAGTTCACCCGGTTCCTGGCGATCTTCGCCGCGATCAGCGCGTCGTTCTTCGTCTTCTACATCATCCCGGCACAGTTCATGGCCACCCACGCCGACCCGTGGCCGGAGGACGTGCAGAAGCGGTCGTACTTCACGTCGGGCATCTGCGGTGACGGCACCGACCGACCGTGCCCGCATCCGGACCTGCCGATCCCCACCAAGCACTCGGGTTACATCAACACCGACGGAGAGCTCGTGCTGCCGGAGGGTGTGACGATGCCGGAGATCGTGCCGCACGAGCGGGGCGAGTGA
- a CDS encoding phosphotransferase family protein, with product MDEAALPGKGEPLQTRFLSGGTQNVIYELRRGEHRCVLRMPPPDAPADRDKGILREWRIIEALDGTDVPHTEAIAVCPDTSVLGRPFYLMGFVDGWSPMDLEDRRWPEPFDSDPQARAGLSYQLAEGIALLSKVDWKAKGLHDLGRPDGFHERQVDRWLGFFERIKGRELEGLDVATAWLRTHRPIDYIPGLMHGDYQFANVMYRHGAPARLAAIVDWEMGTVGDPKLDLGWMVQSWPEDTANPGASEMSYVDMRDMPSRDDVVNHYARVSGRQVDDLDYYLVLAKWKLAIVLEQGYQRAGDNEKLLAYGPIIVELMRSAADLAESSDYR from the coding sequence ATGGACGAGGCCGCGTTGCCCGGTAAGGGCGAACCCCTGCAGACCCGGTTCCTGTCCGGCGGAACGCAGAACGTCATCTACGAGCTGCGGCGCGGTGAGCACCGCTGCGTGCTGCGCATGCCGCCGCCGGATGCCCCGGCCGATCGCGACAAGGGGATTCTGCGCGAGTGGCGGATCATCGAGGCGCTCGACGGCACCGACGTGCCGCACACCGAGGCGATCGCGGTGTGCCCGGACACCTCGGTGCTCGGCCGGCCGTTCTACCTGATGGGGTTCGTCGACGGGTGGTCGCCGATGGACCTCGAGGACCGCAGATGGCCCGAACCGTTCGACTCCGATCCGCAGGCCCGCGCCGGGTTGTCCTATCAGCTCGCCGAGGGCATCGCGCTGCTGTCGAAGGTGGACTGGAAGGCCAAGGGGCTGCACGATCTCGGCCGTCCCGACGGTTTCCACGAACGCCAGGTGGACCGGTGGCTCGGGTTCTTCGAGCGCATCAAGGGCCGCGAACTCGAGGGGCTCGACGTGGCGACCGCGTGGCTGCGCACCCACCGCCCGATCGATTACATCCCCGGGCTGATGCACGGCGACTACCAGTTCGCCAACGTGATGTACCGGCACGGCGCCCCCGCACGACTGGCCGCGATCGTCGACTGGGAGATGGGCACCGTCGGCGACCCGAAGCTCGATCTCGGGTGGATGGTGCAGAGTTGGCCCGAGGACACCGCCAACCCGGGAGCCTCGGAGATGAGCTATGTCGACATGCGCGACATGCCGTCCCGCGACGACGTGGTCAACCACTACGCGAGGGTGTCGGGCCGTCAGGTCGACGACCTGGACTACTACCTGGTGCTGGCGAAGTGGAAGCTGGCGATCGTGCTCGAGCAGGGTTACCAGCGCGCCGGGGACAACGAGAAGCTGCTCGCCTACGGCCCGATCATCGTCGAGTTGATGCGCTCGGCGGCCGATCTCGCCGAATCGAGTGACTACCGGTGA
- a CDS encoding TetR/AcrR family transcriptional regulator encodes MQAAMALWRTNGYAKTTVADICRAAGVSRGLFYFYFPAKEDILFEVGLLSTLAARRRIHTLLRTARDDYDIEAVIAEALRSLERSMARNPPDLIVQTVLEGYRHEHRILADGASGDTAEADMFGELFARAQQDGKIGAHVDVAHLSRLAGMHVSEGVRHWAAGAFGDRSFAEVVTEDIAALITGCNARKPKTG; translated from the coding sequence GTGCAGGCGGCGATGGCGTTGTGGCGCACCAACGGCTACGCGAAGACCACCGTCGCCGACATCTGCCGCGCGGCCGGGGTGTCGCGCGGGCTGTTCTACTTCTACTTCCCGGCCAAGGAGGACATCCTCTTCGAGGTCGGCCTGCTGTCCACGCTGGCCGCGCGCCGCAGGATCCACACGCTGCTGCGTACCGCCCGCGACGACTACGACATCGAGGCCGTCATCGCCGAGGCACTGCGCAGCCTGGAACGGTCGATGGCCCGCAACCCGCCGGATCTGATCGTGCAGACGGTGCTGGAGGGCTACCGTCACGAGCACCGGATCCTGGCCGACGGGGCGTCCGGCGACACCGCCGAGGCCGACATGTTCGGCGAACTGTTCGCCCGCGCGCAACAGGACGGCAAGATCGGCGCCCACGTCGACGTCGCACACCTGTCCCGGCTGGCCGGCATGCACGTCAGCGAGGGTGTGCGGCACTGGGCCGCAGGCGCTTTCGGAGACAGATCGTTCGCCGAGGTCGTCACCGAGGACATCGCCGCGTTGATCACCGGGTGCAACGCCCGCAAGCCGAAGACCGGATGA
- a CDS encoding CbbQ/NirQ/NorQ/GpvN family protein yields the protein MSENGLAVQTRSAAPFYRPVGDEAEVFRAAARRGTPVLLKGPTGCGKTRFVEAMAHELGRELITVAGHEDMTSADLVGRFLLKGGETVWVDGPLTRAVRTGAICYLDEIVEARQDTTVVIHPLADHRRELPVDRLGVTLPAAPGFQLVISYNPGYQSVLKSIKESTRQRFVAIELDFPPPDVETEIVAHEAGVDLETARTLVSIGTAIRTIDGSPLREASSTRMLILAGGLAAEGLSLRRAVQAAIVEALSDDDDIVRALGELVDAVIPGP from the coding sequence ATGAGTGAGAACGGTCTGGCAGTCCAGACCCGCTCGGCCGCACCGTTTTACCGACCGGTCGGCGACGAGGCGGAGGTGTTCCGCGCCGCGGCCAGGCGCGGCACCCCGGTACTGCTGAAGGGGCCCACCGGATGCGGTAAGACCCGCTTCGTCGAGGCGATGGCGCACGAGCTCGGCCGCGAGCTCATCACCGTCGCCGGTCACGAGGACATGACCTCGGCGGACCTGGTGGGCCGGTTCCTGCTCAAGGGCGGCGAGACGGTCTGGGTGGACGGACCGCTCACGAGAGCCGTTCGCACCGGGGCGATCTGCTATCTCGACGAGATCGTGGAGGCCCGCCAGGACACCACCGTGGTGATCCACCCGCTGGCCGACCACCGCCGCGAGCTGCCGGTCGACCGGCTCGGCGTCACGCTGCCCGCGGCTCCCGGCTTCCAGCTGGTGATCTCGTACAACCCCGGCTACCAGAGCGTGCTCAAGAGCATCAAGGAGTCGACGCGCCAACGGTTCGTCGCGATCGAACTCGACTTCCCGCCGCCGGACGTCGAGACCGAGATCGTCGCGCACGAGGCCGGTGTCGACCTGGAGACCGCCCGCACGCTGGTGTCGATCGGCACCGCGATCCGCACCATCGACGGGTCGCCGTTGCGGGAGGCCTCCTCGACGCGGATGCTGATTCTCGCGGGCGGGCTGGCCGCCGAGGGGTTGAGCCTGCGCCGCGCGGTGCAGGCCGCGATCGTGGAGGCGCTGTCCGACGACGACGACATCGTGCGTGCGCTCGGCGAGCTCGTCGACGCCGTGATCCCCGGCCCGTGA
- a CDS encoding aldehyde dehydrogenase translates to MRSDELFIGGTWAKPGSAQRIAVVSPHTERQVAEVAAATPADVDAAVSAARAAFDHGPWPRLDPGERIAVLRRLAALYGQRRAEMAELITTEIGAPISFAQRAQVGLPAMMMGAFCDLAESYPWQEVRPGMYGADVRIRREPVGVVAAVVPWNMPQFLIVTKLIPALLAGCTVVVKPAPESPLDALLLAELLAEAGLPDGVVSVLPGDGTVGEYLVRHPGVDKVSFTGSTAAGRAVAAACAADLKRVSLELGGKSAAIVLGDADPQAVAAAVRSASLSNSGQICNALTRILVPANRSDEFTGALAAEMAALVVGDPADPATHVGPLVSQRQQQRVRGYIDAGQAEGARLVLGGTALPDGVDTGWYVRPTLFAHATNAMRIAREEIFGPVLTVIPYTDEDEAVAIANDSDYGLAGSVFTADTDRGVAVAARIRTGTFGVNQGYTMDPFAPFGGVKGSGYGRELGREGIDGYTELKSISVATNPGKGA, encoded by the coding sequence ATGCGGTCGGACGAGCTGTTCATCGGCGGGACCTGGGCGAAACCGGGCAGCGCACAGCGCATCGCGGTCGTCAGTCCGCACACCGAACGCCAGGTGGCCGAGGTCGCCGCGGCGACCCCCGCCGACGTCGACGCCGCGGTGTCCGCCGCCCGCGCCGCGTTCGACCACGGGCCGTGGCCGCGGCTGGACCCGGGCGAGCGGATCGCCGTGCTGCGCCGGCTGGCCGCGCTCTACGGGCAGCGCCGCGCGGAGATGGCCGAGCTGATCACCACCGAGATCGGGGCGCCGATCAGCTTCGCGCAGCGCGCGCAGGTCGGGCTGCCTGCGATGATGATGGGCGCGTTCTGCGATCTGGCCGAGTCGTATCCGTGGCAGGAGGTGCGGCCCGGCATGTACGGCGCCGACGTGCGCATCCGCCGTGAGCCGGTGGGCGTCGTCGCCGCCGTCGTGCCGTGGAACATGCCGCAGTTCCTCATCGTCACCAAGCTGATCCCCGCCCTGCTGGCCGGATGCACGGTGGTGGTCAAACCGGCGCCGGAGTCGCCGCTGGACGCGCTGCTGCTGGCCGAGCTGCTCGCCGAGGCCGGGCTGCCGGACGGGGTGGTGAGCGTGCTGCCCGGCGACGGGACGGTCGGCGAGTACCTGGTGCGCCACCCGGGCGTCGACAAGGTGTCGTTCACGGGGTCGACGGCTGCGGGCAGGGCCGTCGCCGCGGCGTGCGCCGCCGACCTGAAGCGGGTGAGCCTGGAGTTGGGCGGCAAGTCCGCCGCGATCGTGCTCGGCGACGCCGATCCGCAGGCCGTCGCGGCCGCGGTGCGCTCGGCCAGCCTGTCCAACAGCGGTCAGATCTGCAATGCGCTGACCCGAATCCTGGTGCCGGCGAACCGGTCCGACGAGTTCACCGGTGCGCTGGCGGCGGAGATGGCGGCACTGGTCGTGGGTGATCCGGCCGACCCGGCGACGCACGTCGGGCCGCTGGTGTCGCAGCGCCAGCAGCAGCGCGTGCGGGGTTACATCGACGCGGGGCAGGCCGAGGGGGCCCGGCTGGTGCTCGGCGGCACCGCCCTGCCCGACGGCGTCGACACCGGCTGGTACGTGCGTCCCACTCTGTTTGCGCACGCGACCAACGCGATGCGCATCGCCCGCGAGGAGATCTTCGGGCCGGTGCTGACGGTCATCCCCTACACCGACGAGGACGAGGCGGTCGCGATCGCCAACGACTCCGACTACGGGCTGGCCGGGTCGGTGTTCACGGCCGACACCGACCGCGGTGTCGCCGTCGCCGCGCGGATCCGCACCGGCACCTTCGGCGTCAACCAGGGCTACACGATGGACCCGTTCGCGCCGTTCGGCGGCGTCAAGGGCAGCGGCTACGGGCGCGAGCTCGGCCGCGAGGGCATCGACGGCTACACCGAGCTCAAGTCGATCTCGGTTGCGACCAATCCGGGAAAGGGAGCGTAG
- a CDS encoding TIGR03564 family F420-dependent LLM class oxidoreductase codes for MRIGLMVGSDKERTRAARLAGLIEDGKAAEDQGFASFWIPQVPGYLDALTAVALLGAATERIEIGTAVVPIQTRHPLIMAQQALTTQIACGGRFTLGLGPSHHWIIADQLGLPYDRPARLVRDYLEVLTAAFTGPGSVDVDNDNYRVHSPVDVTDTTEIPVLIAALGPTMLRIAGERTGGTILWMADERAIGDYVVPALTEAAADRDVRVVAGVPVALCGNDEVDGARAYASEVLGHADFSPNYVRLLEHGDAQDVGDTMAAGDEAAVRARLRRYRDAGVTDLAVRVVPLGDDPAARQASRRRTQEFVASLIPEFEDS; via the coding sequence ATGCGCATCGGCCTGATGGTCGGCTCGGACAAGGAACGCACCCGCGCGGCTCGCCTGGCTGGGCTGATCGAGGACGGAAAGGCCGCGGAGGACCAGGGTTTCGCCTCGTTCTGGATTCCGCAGGTGCCCGGATACCTCGACGCGCTGACCGCGGTGGCGCTGCTGGGCGCGGCCACCGAGCGCATCGAGATCGGCACGGCTGTGGTGCCGATCCAGACCCGGCATCCGCTGATCATGGCGCAGCAGGCGCTGACCACCCAGATCGCCTGCGGCGGCCGCTTCACGCTCGGCCTCGGGCCGTCGCACCACTGGATCATCGCCGACCAGCTCGGCCTGCCCTACGACCGGCCGGCCCGGCTGGTGCGCGACTACCTCGAGGTGCTCACCGCGGCGTTCACCGGTCCCGGATCCGTCGATGTCGACAACGACAACTACCGGGTACACAGTCCGGTCGACGTCACCGACACCACCGAGATTCCGGTGCTGATCGCGGCTCTCGGGCCGACGATGCTGCGGATCGCCGGGGAGCGCACCGGCGGCACGATCCTGTGGATGGCCGACGAACGGGCGATCGGCGACTACGTCGTGCCCGCGCTCACCGAGGCGGCGGCGGACCGCGACGTGCGGGTCGTCGCCGGGGTGCCGGTGGCGTTGTGCGGCAACGACGAGGTCGACGGCGCCCGCGCCTACGCCAGCGAGGTGCTCGGTCACGCCGACTTCTCCCCCAACTACGTGCGCCTGCTCGAGCACGGTGACGCGCAGGACGTCGGCGACACGATGGCCGCCGGCGACGAGGCCGCCGTGCGGGCGCGGTTGCGCCGCTACCGCGACGCCGGGGTCACCGATCTCGCGGTGCGGGTGGTGCCGCTCGGCGACGACCCGGCGGCACGGCAGGCGTCACGGCGGCGCACCCAGGAGTTCGTCGCCTCGCTGATCCCCGAGTTCGAAGATAGTTAG